The Schistocerca nitens isolate TAMUIC-IGC-003100 chromosome 7, iqSchNite1.1, whole genome shotgun sequence genome contains a region encoding:
- the LOC126195170 gene encoding uncharacterized protein LOC126195170, producing MVNAAAVSKATPATATALQRRPSRHPQSRSLPCQQPPGSRRSARYAPLAAASSRLGPPPPSALVFALPRFPLIPSPSRPQQKSVRAANFHQSQARGGDAAGISSARAPAPPRPTPPAACPQPAPDLPPACPASSAPLSPSPTAIKGRPRRSVLRRARLSAMLVSREVAPLCNPLCSCRRQVTVLKAAVTPVSDSILKVVETCGVL from the exons ATGGTGAATGCAGCGGCCGTAAGCAAGGCGAcgccggcgacggcgacggcgctcCAGCGCCGGCCA AGCCGTCACCCGCAGTCTCGCTCCCTCCCCTGCCAGCAACCGCCTGGCAGTCGCCGCTCAGCGCGTTACGCCCCACTCGCCGCCGCCTCCTCCAGACTCGGCCCTCCGCCTCCTTCCGCTCTGGTTTTTGCCTTGCCCCGCTTCCCGCTCATTCCCTCGCCGAGCCGGCCGCAACAGAAATCTGTCAGGGCGGCCAACTTTCATCAGTCTCAGGCCAGAGGCGGCGACGCGGCCGGAATATCGAGCGCGCGCGCCCCCGCGCCCCCGCGCCCCACGCCCCCGGCAGCCTGCCCCCAGCCCGCCCCCGACCTGCCCCCCGCCTGTCCCGCGTCGTCAGCGCCGCTGTCGCCCTCGCCGACTGCGATTAAGGGCAGACCCCGGCGCTCTGTCCTGCGGCGTGCCCGCCTGTCTGCGATGCTGGTCTCTCGGGAGGTGGCCCCCCTGTGCAACCCGCTCTGCAGCTGCAGAAGACAGGTGACAGTACTAAAAGCTGCGGTGACACCTGTGTCAGACAGTATATTAAAAGTTGTCGAGACTTGTGGTgtcctctaa